The genome window GGAGTATGTTATAACCAGTGCCCCCGCACCATAACTACCGAGTCAAGCCTTATCGGGAAAGTGCGTGATGTCTTCACTGCGAAATCCCTGCTCTCAGAGGTGAAAGGGCAAGATGGCGGGGTTGTGACTTCAATGCTGCTGTACGCACTGGAGGATGGACTGATAGATAGCGCAGTTATGACTGTAAAAAGTGAGGAAGAACCCTGGAAACCGGTCTCCATAGTAGCACAGACAAGAGAGGACATACTGCGCTGTGCAGGCTCTATATATGTGCATTCACTGACAATGGAGTCATTAATGAGTTCAATAAAAAGAGGCTCTCGCTCTATAGGCTTTGTGGGTCCGTCCTGCAATATTGATGCTGTACATAAAATGCAGAATTCCCCGTATGGATTGTTACATTTGTCCATGAGAGCGAATATATTGAAGATGGGTCTTTTTTGCATGGATACGTTTGATTACGAAGGCTTGAAAACATTCATCGAACAGAAGGGAATTCCGCTTTCTTCTGTGAAGGAAATGAGGATACGTAAAGGGAAATTCAGAATTATAGCTGAATCTGAGCATACCTATCCCCTGAGCGAACTTGATACAATTCGAAGCAGCTCATGCATGTTCTGTACAGATTTGACTGCTGAGAAATCTGATCTTTCTTTCGGGAGCGTGGGATCAAAGGAAGGTTACACTACCGTACTTGCCAGAACAGGGCTTGGTCTTGAGCTTTTCCAGGATGCGGCAGATAGAGGATATATCAGGATAGAACCTCTTGAAAAGGCGGGTCTTGAAAATATTTTGAGCCTGGCGAAAGCTAAGAAAGTGCAAATGTATATGATAAAGAAGAGAATTGAGAAGATGCCCGATAGCACAGATCCACGTGCGGTTTCTGGATGAATCCTCCATTCAGTCCTCCACTACTTTCCCATCCCTGAAATGTATAATCCTGTCCGCCTGCGCTCCGAGCTCAGGGTTGTGAGTCACCATGATTATGGTCTGGCGCTGCTCTTTGTTCAGCCTGATGAATAATTCCATGATCTCTTTTGTCGTTCTGGTATCAAGGTTTGCTGTCGGCTCATCTGTCAGTAACAGTTTTGGCTGGTTCGCAAGCGCTCTTGCTATGGTCACACGCTGCTGCTCTCCTCCTGAAAGCTCTGACGGTAAGTGGTTTATTCTCGCTTTCAGTCCTACGAGCTCGAGGAGTTCTTCCGCCCTTTCTCTGTAAAAAGGATGGCGTGAGAGCATCATGGGGAACATTACGTTCTCCAGAGCAGATAATTCCATGAATAGATTGAAGAACTGGAATACGAAACCTATGTGTTTCAACCTGTATTCAGCCCTCATGCTACTATCCATTTTTGTTACTTCATTGCTATTTATATGTATTTCACCTGAGGTTGGAGTATCAAGCATGCCGACCATGTTGAGAAAAGTCGACTTGCCGCTTCCGGAGGGACCCATGATGGCGATGAACTCACCATCCTCTACTGCGGCATTAACGCCATTGAGAGCATTTACTTCAATCTTTCCAAGTCTGTATATTTTCTTAAGATCCTTTGTCTCTATTATTTTCATTTAATTACCCCAGATCGCCTTTATTATGTTCATCCTTCCTGCCACAAGCGCAGGATACATCGAAGCCAGGATTACAGCGAACATAGTGACCAGTGAAGCATCGTAGAGAAGATACGGATAGAATCTCGGAGACATAGAACCCAGGATTGGGTCAGTAAAGGGATGGTTTTCAAGGTATTTTGTACCTGCATACCCAAGCGTATCACCCATCATAATACCCACTGTTCCGATAATTATAGCCTCGATGACGTATATCGAAAGTATCTGGAGATCCTTCATTCCGATTGCTTTCATTATACCCGTCTGCCTTCGTTTATGCAGGACGTTGATATACAGTATCACACCTACAGCTACCGCTGATGCAAATAGTCCCACTGCATTTATTAAACCACTTATCTGTTTCATGGTTTCAGCCGTACTCAAGATGGATTCAACCTCTTGTTTCCACTCTTTGACTTTCCGCATTCCAAGCTCTAAAGATATCTTATTTTTATATTGTTCTGAAAGAGCTATATCAGAGAGTTTAACTATAATTATGGAAGCTTTATTATTCAGGGCAAGCTGCTCCTCAGCTACCTGGAAATTTATTACAACTGTATTCGTATCCATCGTTGTGCCTGTGCGAAGTATTCCCTTGATCTTGAAAATTTTGGTGTTCCCATTTTCAAATACTATAGTAGTTTCATCTCCGTTTTTTATTTTTAAATCTTCAGCTACTCGATATGAAACCAGAATATTGTCCCTGTCACTGAGCTTGAGAGTTTCGCCCGAATCAATTTTGCTTAAAATGGTCGTGACTTTGTTTTCTTTTGAAGGATCAAGAGCTAATACTTTTACGGATTTGGATTTTTCTTTATAAGATATGGTGCCTCCAGCCGTAATTCTTGGGGAATAAGCAACTACCTCTTTTATTTTCTCAAGTTTTTGTTCCTTTACGCCCAGCCCTTCTATGTATCTGTCCTGCTCATTTGGATATATATTAAGATGCCCTGACGAACTCTCCAGTGTTCTTTCTATTAAATCATCAGTTATACCGTCCATGAAACCATTTATGATAATGATATTTGCAGTTGACAGGGCAATTGCAATGGTAATAAAAATAAATGCCCGCCTGTTTTTTCCCACATCCTTCATTGCATAGAAGAGCACTGCTGACATTATTCACCCCATATAGCCTTAATAATATCCACCTTGCTTGCTTTGATAGCAGGATATATTCCTGCCAGTACAGTTACTGTAAAAGAAACGATAGTAGCATTATAGATGAGATAATTGCTGAACCTTGCTCTTGTCATTGCCTGCATAACAGCATCATAAAAAGGATGTGCTTCCGAGTACTTGACTGCAAGGAATCCAAGAACATCTCCGATAGAAACGCCTATGAGACCGAAAATCACAGCTTCCATTATGAATACCTTAAAAATGAAGGAGTCTTTTGCTCCCAGGGCCTTCATTATCCCTATCTGTCTCTTTTTATGAATTACATTTATATATATTATGATTCCTACCGAAATTGCTGCTGCGATTAACCCGACTACAGATATAATGCTTGAAAAACTTCTCCATGCTGCAGAAAAACGAAATATATATTCTATCTCTTCCTTCCATGTTTTTACATTATTTGCCTGGAGATTCTGCATTAATACTGGCTTGTAGGAATCTGCAAGCTCCTTATCCGAGAATCTGACTAGAATAACCGACGCCTTATTATCAATACCAAGCTGTCTATTTGCTTCATTCAGGGGCATGATGATAGTAGAACTATCAAAATCCTGGTTACCAGTGCGAATAGTTCCTTTTACTTTGTATACCCTGACCTCCCCGCTTTCGAAGGCGAGACTTGCTTCATCTCCCACATCCAGTTTTAGATCTTCTGCAAGGCGGTAGGATATCAGGATTGCATTTCTATCATCAGGATTTAAAGTAGTACCCCTGTCAAGCTTCTCAAGTATTTTAGTTACTCTGTTTTCTTTTGAAGGATTCAGGGCCAGTATTACGATGGGTTCGGATAGCCCCTTATAAGATAAGACACCGCTTGCAGAGATTCTGGGAGAATATGCCACTATTTCTTTTATCGCTTCAAGCTTCTGTTCCTTTATCCCCAGTCCATCTATAAATCGTTCATCATCCTTCGGGTAAATATTTAAATGACCTGAAGAAGACTCAACAGTATTGTCTACCAAATCCAGTATCATCCCGTCCATAAATGCATTAATGAAGATGATATTCGCAGTTGCAAAAATTATAGATAATGTTATAAATATGAAAACCTTTTTATTTTTAAAGATATCCTTTTTTGAATAAAATATTGCAGGGCGAATATCATCAAATGACACTTTCTATCTTCTCCTTTTTATTAAAAGAATAAGTATTATCAGGATTGCCATGATCGAAGTAAATCCCGGAGCGCTGCGAACACTGTTCACAGGCTGGTTCGTAGAATTAGTTGTGGCCGTTGTTCTTTTATCAACTGTGAACATCTTGTCGTGGTTATCAATTATTTCTTTTCCCTCTAAAAGTACTGAGACCCTGTATGTTCCTTCGTTTAAACTTTCAGTCCACAGGATATTGACGGTTTTTTCCTTGTCGTTGGACATAATGGAAGGAGCTGCAATATCCCTGGTTTCTATAATTTTATCACCCTGTTTGAGCGTGAAGATAATTTTTGAATTCAGCGGGACCATGGACTTGCTCTTAAGGGTTGCACTTGCGCCTATGCCATCCCCAAAAACCTCTGTTATTTCAGCATCGTTTTTTGCAGTAAAAACCGAACTTGCACTGAGGTAGTATTCGGGAATCCCGTCTCTATATAAATAAACCCTCGCTATGCCCGTGTAATTTCTTCCTTCTTCCAGAGCTATATGCGCATGATGGCTGAGCGTGGTTATGCCCTCGTTTTCCTGGGGCAATTGGATCTGTTCGACCCTTTTTGAGTAAACAACCTCCTCCCGCGTAATTAAAACATATTCGATATCTGCAAGAAAGGGTTTGAAACGGCTGCCCTGAAGCCTCTCGTAAGTTCTTAAAATAAGCTTAAAGCCGTCGGAATTTACACCAAACCCATCAATGTATATTTTTGAAAATCCTGTATCAACGTAGCTTTCATTGAATATTTTCTCTTCTTTTAAGAAATTATCTGCGGATGCATCTGCGAAGGATGCGGTTAATAAGATCAAGGCAAAAATCATCAGGTATTTGATCATATCAGGATACGACCTTTTTTGAGTTACCACAACTTCCACCATGGTTTCACCTTCAGATATTTATCCGGGTTAGTCTCAAAAGCATTCTTGCATGCTGCGGAACAGAAGTAATATATTTTCGCTTGATATGTGGTCTTGTGCTGCGCTCCTGCCTCTTCGATTGTCATTTTACAAACCGGGTCTATAGACATAATCACTCCTCTCTTTTCATGTTCTCTGTATTTCAATACCTTTTGCAAATATGTCAATGAATACCTCAAATTCCTCTTTACCGATGCCCAGAGCA of Candidatus Methanoperedens sp. contains these proteins:
- a CDS encoding ABC transporter permease, which codes for MSFDDIRPAIFYSKKDIFKNKKVFIFITLSIIFATANIIFINAFMDGMILDLVDNTVESSSGHLNIYPKDDERFIDGLGIKEQKLEAIKEIVAYSPRISASGVLSYKGLSEPIVILALNPSKENRVTKILEKLDRGTTLNPDDRNAILISYRLAEDLKLDVGDEASLAFESGEVRVYKVKGTIRTGNQDFDSSTIIMPLNEANRQLGIDNKASVILVRFSDKELADSYKPVLMQNLQANNVKTWKEEIEYIFRFSAAWRSFSSIISVVGLIAAAISVGIIIYINVIHKKRQIGIMKALGAKDSFIFKVFIMEAVIFGLIGVSIGDVLGFLAVKYSEAHPFYDAVMQAMTRARFSNYLIYNATIVSFTVTVLAGIYPAIKASKVDIIKAIWGE
- a CDS encoding YHS domain-containing protein; the encoded protein is MPVDPICKMAVDEKTALKSVYKNKDYYFCSEACKNKFDELDKSVIRVRRFLKDREKISFGKLKREIIEPGICTLCGACAASCEVLSIMAGKPALKGRCTACGVCYNQCPRTITTESSLIGKVRDVFTAKSLLSEVKGQDGGVVTSMLLYALEDGLIDSAVMTVKSEEEPWKPVSIVAQTREDILRCAGSIYVHSLTMESLMSSIKRGSRSIGFVGPSCNIDAVHKMQNSPYGLLHLSMRANILKMGLFCMDTFDYEGLKTFIEQKGIPLSSVKEMRIRKGKFRIIAESEHTYPLSELDTIRSSSCMFCTDLTAEKSDLSFGSVGSKEGYTTVLARTGLGLELFQDAADRGYIRIEPLEKAGLENILSLAKAKKVQMYMIKKRIEKMPDSTDPRAVSG
- a CDS encoding YHS domain-containing protein; this encodes MSIDPVCKMTIEEAGAQHKTTYQAKIYYFCSAACKNAFETNPDKYLKVKPWWKLW
- a CDS encoding ABC transporter ATP-binding protein, with the translated sequence MKIIETKDLKKIYRLGKIEVNALNGVNAAVEDGEFIAIMGPSGSGKSTFLNMVGMLDTPTSGEIHINSNEVTKMDSSMRAEYRLKHIGFVFQFFNLFMELSALENVMFPMMLSRHPFYRERAEELLELVGLKARINHLPSELSGGEQQRVTIARALANQPKLLLTDEPTANLDTRTTKEIMELFIRLNKEQRQTIIMVTHNPELGAQADRIIHFRDGKVVED
- a CDS encoding ABC transporter permease — protein: MSAVLFYAMKDVGKNRRAFIFITIAIALSTANIIIINGFMDGITDDLIERTLESSSGHLNIYPNEQDRYIEGLGVKEQKLEKIKEVVAYSPRITAGGTISYKEKSKSVKVLALDPSKENKVTTILSKIDSGETLKLSDRDNILVSYRVAEDLKIKNGDETTIVFENGNTKIFKIKGILRTGTTMDTNTVVINFQVAEEQLALNNKASIIIVKLSDIALSEQYKNKISLELGMRKVKEWKQEVESILSTAETMKQISGLINAVGLFASAVAVGVILYINVLHKRRQTGIMKAIGMKDLQILSIYVIEAIIIGTVGIMMGDTLGYAGTKYLENHPFTDPILGSMSPRFYPYLLYDASLVTMFAVILASMYPALVAGRMNIIKAIWGN